One part of the Sciurus carolinensis chromosome 6, mSciCar1.2, whole genome shotgun sequence genome encodes these proteins:
- the LOC124986309 gene encoding LOW QUALITY PROTEIN: bisphosphoglycerate mutase-like (The sequence of the model RefSeq protein was modified relative to this genomic sequence to represent the inferred CDS: inserted 1 base in 1 codon): MSKYKLTILRHGEGAWNKENRFCNWGDQKFNREGVEEAQNNGKQLRSLKFEFDLIFTSILNGSIHTTWLILEELGQEWLPVESSWHLNEHHYGASIGLNREKMTLNHGEEQVRLWRRSYNVTPPPTEESHPYYHEVYSDQRYKLCDVPLDQLPQSESLKDVLERLLPYXNARIAPEVLKGKTILISACGNTSRALLKHLEGISDEDIINITLPTGVSILLELGENLHAVGTHQFLGDQEAIREAIKKVDDQGKVKKVPTSPSTG, translated from the exons ATGTCAAAGTATAAACTCACTATACTAAGACATGGAGAGGGTGCTTGGAATAAGGAGAACCGATTTTGTAACTGGGGGGATCAGAAATTTAACAGGGAAGGAGTGGAGGAAGCCCAGAACAATGGGAAGCAACTCAGATCGCTGAAATTTGAGTTTGATCTCATATTCACATCCATCCTTAATGGGTCCATCCACACAACCTGGCTGATCCTGGAAGAGCTGGGGCAGGAATGGCTTCCTGTAGAAAGTTCCTGGCATCTGAATGAGCATCACTACGGAGCCTCGATTGGGCTCAATAGGGAGAAAATGACTTTGAATCATGGTGAAGAACAGGTGAGACTCTGGAGAAGAAGCTACAATGTGACCCCACCTCCCACTGAGGAGTCTCATCCCTACTACCATGAAGTCTACAGTGACCAGAGGTATAAATTGTGTGACGTACCCTTGGATCAACTGCCACAGTCTGAAAGCTTAAAGGATGTCCTGGAGAGACTCCTTCCCT TGAATGCAAGGATTGCACCTGAAGTACTAAAGGGAAAAACCATTCTGATATCTGCTTGTGGGAATACCAGTAGAGCACTCCTGAAACATCTGGAAGGTATCTCAGATGAAGACATTATTAACATTACTCTCCCTACTGGAGTCTCAATTCTCCTGGAACTGGGTGAAAACCTGCATGCTGTTGGGACTCACCAGTTCCTGGGTGACCAAGAGGCTATCCGGGAAGCCATTAAGAAAGTGGATGATcaaggaaaagtgaaaaaagtcCCAACATCTCCAAGTACTGGCTAG